The following are encoded in a window of Alosa sapidissima isolate fAloSap1 chromosome 10, fAloSap1.pri, whole genome shotgun sequence genomic DNA:
- the cited4b gene encoding cbp/p300-interacting transactivator 4b produces the protein MMMPMTHSASNGAIHGYRVGMNGSLQPGPQPQHAGQPSMRALPNGQMIHYGGGPQANMEAAIRQRPNLVGAMNGQMNGAPMGHHQMAPGNMMYSGQGQPPQQQHPHHPQQQVLHQQQQHQQQQHHHMHPHQQQQMQQQQQQHQQQQQQQNHPNHHHQQQQQHQQQQQQQQQQYVGAGIPTPQLMASIHLQKLNTQYQSHPMGPMNGNHMANGVQFRMGPAQLASMQHMAGPALGLSVMDADLIDEEVLTSLVMELGLDRVQELPELFLGQNEFDFFSDFVSKQQPSTVSC, from the coding sequence ATGATGATGCCCATGACCCACAGCGCCTCCAATGGAGCCATCCACGGGTACCGCGTGGGGATGAACGGCAGCCTCCAGCCGGGCCCCCAGCCACAGCACGCTGGCCAGCCCAGCATGAGGGCCCTCCCCAACGGGCAGATGATTCACTACGGCGGCGGGCCCCAGGCCAACATGGAGGCTGCCATTCGCCAGAGGCCCAACCTGGTTGGAGCCATGAATGGCCAGATGAACGGTGCTCCCATGGGCCACCACCAAATGGCACCTGGCAACATGATGTACAGCGGCCAGGGGCAGCcaccgcagcagcagcacccaCATCACCCACAACAGCAGGTACTCCATcagcaacagcagcaccagcaacagcagcaccaTCACATGCACccgcaccagcagcagcagatgcagcagcagcaacagcagcatcaacagcagcagcagcaacagaaccaccctaaccaccaccaccaacagcagcagcagcaccaacaacaacagcagcagcagcagcaacagtatGTGGGCGCGGGTATCCCTACCCCACAGCTCATGGCCAGCATACACCTGCAAAAACTCAACACCCAGTACCAAAGTCACCCTATGGGCCCCATGAACGGGAACCACATGGCCAACGGGGTCCAGTTCCGCATGGGCCCGGCCCAGCTGGCAAGCATGCAGCACATGGCGGGGCCAGCACTGGGACTCAGCGTCATGGACGCGGACCTGATCGACGAGGAGGTCCTGACGTCGCTGGTCATGGAGCTGGGCTTGGACCGCGTGCAGGAGCTACCCGAGCTCTTCCTGGGACAGAACGAGTTTGACTTTTTCTCGGACTTTGTGAGCAAACAGCAGCCGAGCACGGTGAGTTGCTGA